A DNA window from Mycobacterium sp. IDR2000157661 contains the following coding sequences:
- a CDS encoding DUF732 domain-containing protein, which yields MTRVIAGIASLAAALVFAVPAQADPDTDFANELHTYGIYGQKDFNAWIGKITCKRQRNGLDTSAHESAQFIQHQLQRSQNSTEQAYQFLAAALRYYCPDLTPILDQAR from the coding sequence ATGACTCGTGTGATCGCCGGAATAGCCTCTCTGGCAGCAGCTTTGGTGTTCGCGGTCCCGGCGCAAGCCGATCCGGACACCGACTTCGCCAACGAGTTGCACACATACGGCATATACGGGCAGAAGGACTTCAACGCCTGGATCGGCAAGATCACCTGCAAGCGGCAGCGCAACGGCCTCGACACGAGCGCCCACGAGTCGGCGCAGTTCATCCAGCATCAGCTGCAGCGCAGTCAGAACAGCACCGAGCAGGCCTATCAATTCCTGGCCGCCGCGCTGCGCTACTACTGCCCCGACCTGACGCCGATACTCGACCAGGCGCGATAG
- a CDS encoding DUF5078 domain-containing protein encodes MMLLASPGVAAADATDDYPIPNRILKTTCTVDQYMAAVRDTDPVYYERYMIDYKNKPPEVQQGARDRIYWFFSMDYAGRREYSEKTATDAFYEQMAWRWPNWAKLFFNNKGVAAHGTDVCMNYPVSDPSVWTW; translated from the coding sequence ATGATGCTCCTGGCGAGCCCCGGCGTCGCGGCCGCCGATGCCACCGACGACTATCCGATCCCGAACCGCATCCTGAAGACGACATGCACCGTCGACCAGTACATGGCGGCGGTGCGCGACACCGACCCGGTGTACTACGAGCGCTACATGATCGACTACAAGAACAAGCCGCCCGAGGTGCAGCAGGGCGCCCGTGACCGCATCTACTGGTTCTTCTCGATGGATTACGCCGGCCGGCGGGAATACTCCGAGAAGACGGCGACCGACGCCTTCTACGAGCAGATGGCGTGGCGGTGGCCCAACTGGGCGAAGCTGTTCTTCAACAACAAGGGCGTCGCCGCGCACGGCACCGATGTCTGCATGAACTACCCGGTCAGCGACCCCTCAGTCTGGACCTGGTAG
- a CDS encoding DUF7159 family protein, which translates to MKTVLGLSMTSNSVSWVLLDDPTADATTLDHDHFDVVGDTVTDGDITRHESAVRGAQAIAAASGHEVITAAVTWTKDVEAKAALLLTSLADMGFETVCPVPLPEAARVWAGTYGRDLGLDRCAVCVVESAAVTVASVLDDTARTARTQMRDSADGLGRWLSESFDKMRAEPQSLLLIGSRGDLELIAGPLEEGLHVPVVASDDAQLALARGAALKTAEAPAVSAVGKLTTVRTRYRQARRYRFGPRSRAAIVLAAAAFALFAVGPEPAGPSEPADSQNWTTAGTSDLAPAADTSTSAISVHAVPSPRALTARPASPVVATAPVAAPEVVPDVVTEPMTEPLVPAVEAPVEAVEAPVEAAAEAVEAQPVAVAPAPVTVQPAAAAPASHGAQTAMSLPGPSGSAPGPAGPATPANPLPQDPLTATLSPILGGLP; encoded by the coding sequence ATGAAGACGGTGTTGGGACTGTCGATGACATCGAACAGTGTCAGCTGGGTCCTGCTGGACGACCCCACGGCCGACGCCACCACCCTGGACCATGACCACTTCGACGTCGTCGGGGACACGGTGACCGACGGGGATATCACCAGGCACGAGTCGGCGGTACGCGGTGCTCAGGCCATCGCGGCCGCCAGCGGTCATGAAGTGATCACCGCCGCGGTGACCTGGACCAAAGACGTGGAGGCAAAGGCCGCACTGTTGTTGACATCGCTGGCCGACATGGGTTTCGAGACGGTGTGCCCAGTACCGCTGCCGGAAGCCGCCCGCGTCTGGGCTGGAACCTACGGCCGGGACCTTGGCTTGGACCGGTGCGCGGTGTGTGTGGTGGAGTCCGCGGCGGTCACCGTCGCGTCGGTCCTCGACGACACCGCCCGCACGGCGCGTACCCAGATGCGCGACAGCGCCGACGGCCTCGGCCGCTGGTTGAGCGAGTCGTTCGACAAGATGCGCGCCGAGCCGCAGAGCCTGCTTCTGATCGGATCGCGCGGTGACCTCGAGCTGATCGCCGGTCCGCTGGAAGAGGGGCTCCACGTTCCGGTCGTCGCATCAGACGACGCGCAGCTGGCGCTCGCGCGGGGAGCCGCGCTGAAGACGGCAGAAGCACCGGCGGTGTCGGCGGTCGGGAAACTCACAACGGTCCGCACCCGATATCGGCAGGCACGCCGGTACCGCTTCGGGCCGCGCTCCCGCGCCGCCATAGTCCTGGCAGCGGCCGCGTTCGCGTTGTTCGCCGTCGGCCCGGAACCGGCCGGGCCGTCCGAACCCGCGGACTCACAGAACTGGACGACCGCCGGCACGTCCGACCTCGCGCCCGCCGCGGACACGTCGACTTCGGCGATCAGCGTGCACGCCGTCCCGTCGCCCCGGGCCCTGACTGCCAGGCCTGCCTCGCCGGTCGTCGCCACAGCACCGGTGGCGGCGCCGGAGGTCGTTCCCGATGTAGTCACGGAACCGATGACCGAACCGCTCGTCCCTGCCGTCGAGGCGCCGGTCGAGGCGGTCGAGGCGCCGGTCGAAGCGGCGGCCGAGGCGGTCGAGGCGCAACCGGTCGCGGTCGCACCGGCACCGGTCACCGTTCAACCAGCCGCTGCGGCGCCTGCGTCGCACGGCGCGCAGACCGCGATGTCGCTGCCGGGGCCTTCGGGTTCGGCACCGGGGCCGGCCGGTCCGGCCACCCCGGCGAATCCTCTTCCGCAGGATCCGCTTACCGCAACGCTCAGCCCGATCTTGGGCGGACTGCCGTAG